The Arthrobacter sp. PM3 genome contains the following window.
TCTCTCCTCCTGCCCGCAATTCTTCGATGGTGTGCCGGACCGACGCGATCTGGCGTCCGAGCCTGTCCCGTTCCTGCTGCAGCCACTCGAGGTGCCGGTCCAGTGCCTGCTCCGCATCGGCCTCGCGGCTGAGCACCTCCGCGATCGCGGGCAGGCCGAGCCCGAGGTCGCGCAGGAGCAGGATCCGCTGCAGGCGCACCAGCGACTCCCGGCCGTAGTACCGGTAGCCGTTGTTGCCGGTCCGGCTGGGTTTGAGCAGCCCGATGTCGTCGTAGTGCCGCAGGGTCCGGCCGGTGGTCCCCGCCATTTTTGCGATCTGGTGCACGGACCAGTCCATCGGTGTGCCTTTCCGCTTTGCTGTCCGGTCCCGTCGGGCGGCTTTGTCCGGCTCTGTCGGCCGGCCGGGTGGTCCGGCCCGCCAGTGCTGCCGGCTGTGCCTTCGACTTTAGACTTTGACGCTGCGTCAAAGTAAAGCGGCCGCAGAGCGGGTCGCCGGGAGTGGCCCGGCGGCGGGCGGCGGCCTTGCCAGACGGTAAGTTGGAGGCATGGTTTTCCCTTCCTCCTTTGCCCCGGCCTTCCGCCTGGCCCGGCGGGCGTTCACGGGCGCGGCCGCCGCCGCCGTCGTGCTGGCATCTGCGGCATGCTCCCCGGCCGGTTCGATTGAGAGCGCCGACGTGCCGGCGTGGAAAGCAACGGCGCTGCCGCAGGCGCCGGGGACGGTGCTGGAGGACGCAGGAAAGATTCTCAGTCGGGATCCGATCGTCCGGAGCGCGGCCGGCGTGCCCGCCGGTACGTACACCCTGACCATGACCTGCGACGGCGGCGGGAAGGCGTTTTTCGCCGTCGGTCTGGACGGAAAGCAGCTGACCGAAGCCGGCGCCGCATGTAACGGCAGCCGCGAAACGGCCCGCATCACTGTGCCTGCCGAGGGCGAGGTCACGATCAGCACCTCCAGCGTCGATGCCCCGCTCATCTACGCCTACCATCTGGTTCCAGCCAAGTAGACAACGCGCGTCCGCCCCGGACCATAGACCTATGGCATTTGCGCCCGCGCGGATTTAATCTCAGGGTATGCCCACGGTGCCGCCCAGCAGGGTGCCGCGACGGCGCGTCCGGGCCGCCGCCACGGCGCTGTCAGTTGCGTTCCTTCTCGGCCCGCTGCTGTCCGGCTGTGAATATGAATACGCCGATGACCACTGGGATGATGACTCGCCCACGGCAGTCGCGCCACCGCCCACCGATGCGGCGCTGCCACGGGATCCCCATCTCAACGAGCCGGTGACGGGTGAGGAGCTGGACAACTGGGTCGACGGCGTTCTGCCCGACACCGCGGGGCAGGTCTTCCATACCGGCTACGGCACGGTGGCGGCGGGGGCCGTGCACACCGAGACGACCACCCCGCTGCCGGCCGGCACCTATGCGTTGACGCTGGCGTGCCGGAGCCTGGGCCGGGTGTCGTTCACCGTCCGCAAGGGCGAAGAGTCCCTCGTGGACCTGCGGTTGCGCTGCGGGACGTCGCGGGTCAACGTCGTCCAGCTGTCCGCGGACGCGGTGCTCTCCATCGAGGTGGCCGCAAGGGTCGCCGCCAACTATGCGTACCGGGTGAGCCGGCTCTGAGACGCCCGCCCGCGAGGTCCGGCCGCCCGGGCACCCGTCAGGCGGCGCAGCCGGGGCGCCCGTCAGGCGGCGCAACCCTCGGGGCAGCGGAGGGTTTCGGGGTTCGCGGCGCACTCCGCGCAGTAGAGGGTGAGGGTCCGGCAGCTCGGATTGGAACAGTTTTCGAACTTGCTCGTGGGCGCCGAGCAGCGGACACACTCGCCGATGGTCTTGGCGTCCTCGCTGAACTCCAGGTGCATGCGCTTGTCGAACACGTAGAGCGAGCCCTCCCACAGGCCCTGGTCCTTGAACGCCTCGCCGTAGCGGACAATGCCGCCGTCGAGCTGGTAGACCTCTTTGAACCCGCGGTTCACCATGAGGCTGGACAGCACCTCGCAGCGGATGCCGCCGGTGCAGTAGGTGACCACCGGCTTGTCCTTGAGTGCGTCGTATTTGCCTGAGTCGAGTTCCTTGATGAAATCGTGGGTGGTGGCGACGTCGGGGACCACGGCATCCTTGAACTTCCCGATCTGGGCCTCGAAGCCGTTCCGGCCGTCGAAGAACACGACCTCGTCGCCGGTTGCCTTCTTGGCCTCGACGAGTTCGTGGAGTTCTTCCGGTTTAAGGTGCGTGCCGCCGCCGACCACTCCGCCGGCGTCGACCGTGAGTTCGCCCGGGGCGCCGAACGAGACGATCTCCTCCCGCACCTTGACGCTGAGCCGCGGGAAGTCCGCCGCACCGCCGTCGGACCATTTGAAGTCGATCCCGTGGAATGCCTTGTACTCACGCGTGGTTTTGACGTACTGCTTCACGGCATTCAGCTCGCCGCCGACCGTTGCGTTGATGCCGTCCTTGGAGATGATGATGCGGCCCGTCAGGCCGAGTTTTTCGCACAGGGCGCGCTGCCACAGCCGGATGGCGTCCGGGTCAGCGAGGGGGGTGAATCCGTAAAAGAGCACAATCCTGTTCAAAGCCACGTATTTAAGGGTACTGGCTGGGAGGAGACGGGGAGACAGTCACAATTGGATAAGCGAGCACACTTCCCTGACCGGCCCCCTGTTGCTTGCGGCACGGCTGGAATACTCTCATCACATGAGTCTTGACGCCATGGTTGAAGACACCACGCACCTGCTGGAAATCTGGGTAGCCGGATGGGCGGGCTGCCGCGGCTATGAGACGCGCCGGGAGGGCCGGTTCCCCGCGGCCCTGCGCGCGGACACCACCGGGCAATGGGAGTACTTCGCCTACGACCCTTCCGACTCCGAGTTCGCGGACCTGGCAGCCAAAACAGCCGAAGAGCCGGCCAGGATCCTGACGATCCTGACCAATGATGTGGCCCGGTACACCTTCCTCGCCCCGAAACACGGCCTCCACGTCACCTCGGCTTCGCAAACCATGATGATCGTGGACATGGAGACCCAGGACTCGGAGGACCCATGGCTCTCCGACGACGACCTCAAGCTGGAAACCTCCCGGACGGACGGTGTCCACCACGCCGTCGTCAGCGCGGGCGAGGAGGTTGCCGCGAGCGGCCGCGTCTTTGTGGTGGGACACACGGCAATCTTCGACAAGATCGTGACGGCGCCGGCCTACCAGCGGCGCGGCCTGGGCAGCTTCATCATGAAGGCCCTGGCGGCCCAGGCGTTCGAACACGACGTCGACTCCGGACTGCTGCTCGCCTCGCTGGACGGCCAGAAACTCTATTCGCACCTGGGCTGGCGCATGGTCTGCCACGTGCTGATGCTGTCGACGTCGGACGAAGGATCGGACCTGTCCGTCGGCTGACTCTGCGCGCCTGCCGGGCGCAGCGGGAACCGGGCTCCTTCCCTCCGGGCGATTTGAGCCCGGATGAAAGAATGTTCGAGTGAACCCGCATGAGTCCCTGATTCCGCTGCTGGGCCGCGGCCCGGATCCGGAACAGCTGCGCCATGTGCGGACGATTCCGGCCCGCCAGGCCGTCACATCGCCGTGGCCGGAGTGGTCGCACCCGGACCTGGTGCGGGCCTACGGATCCCTGGGCATCCACGAGCCCTACCGCCACCAGGTCCAGGCCGCCGAGCTGGCCCACGCCGGGGAACACGTGGTCATTGCCACCGGTACAGCGTCCGGCAAGTCCCTGGCCTATCAGTTGCCGGCCCTGGACGCGATCCACCGCTCCGAGCTCAGGGTCCTGGCTGATCCCGGGAAGATCCATGACGACGGCGCCGTAACCCTCTATCTGTCCCCGACCAAGGCCCTGGCCGCCGACCAGCTGGCCGCGATCCGCGGGCTGCAACTCCCCACCGTCCGGGCCGAAACCTACGACGGCGACACCGATCCCGCATCCCGGCGCTGGATCCGGGACCACGCCAACTTCATTCTCGCCAACCCCGACATGTTGCACTTCGGCATCTTGCCCAACCACGCATGGTGGGCCAGGTTCTTCCGGCGCCTGCGCTACGTGATCGTGGACGAGGCCCACAGCTATCGCGGCGTGTTCGGCTCCCACGTGGCAAACCTCATGCGCCGGCTGCGGCGGATCTGTGCCTACTACAGCCCCGCAGGGGCGCACCCGGGCCCCGTCTTCATCGCCGCATCCGCCACCGCGTCCGACCCCGGACAGTCATTCGGCCGGCTCATCGGCGCACCGGTCCGCGCCGTTTCCGAGGACAGCTCGCCCCACGGCTCCACCACCGTGGCTTTTTGGGAGCCTGCCCTGACCGAACTCCGCGGAGAGAACGGCGCCAAGGAGCGCCGCACCGCGGTCGCCGAGACCGCCGACCTGCTGGCCAACCTGGTCTCCTCACGGACCCGGACCATTGCCTTCATCAAATCCAGGCGCGGGGCGGAGACGATCTCCTCCATCGCCAAGCGCCTCCTCGATGAGGTTGACCCCAGCCTGCCGCAGCGTGTGGCCGCCTACCGTTCCGGCTACCTGCCGGAGGAACGCCGGGCCCTGGAGAAGTCGCTGCGCTCCGGCGCCCTGCTCGGGGTCTCGAGCACCTCGGCGCTGGAACTGGGCATCGACATTTCCGGCCTCGACGCCGTGCTGGTCGCCGGCTGGCCGGGCACCCGCGCGTCGTTGTTCCAGCAAATCGGGCGGGCGGGCCGGGCCGGCCAGGACGCGATCGCGGCGTTCGTCGCCAGTGACGACCCCCTGGACACCTATCTGGTGAACCACCCCGAGGCGATTTTCGACGTCTCGGTGGAGGCCACGGTCTTCGATCCCTCCAATCCCTATGTCCTTGGCCCGCATCTGTGCGCCGCCGCCGCCGAACTTCCGCTCGGTTTCGCCGAACTGGGCCTCTTCGGCGCAACCGCTGAGAAGCTGTTGGAACGTCTCGTGGCGCAGGGGTACCTGCGCAAGCGGCCGGCCGGGTGGTTTTGGACCCACCCGCAAAGTGCCGCAGCCATGGTGAACCTGCGGGCCGACGGCGGCGGCCCGGTCAGCATTGTCGATGCCGACACCGGTTCGCTCCTCGGCACCATGGATTCGCCCCAAACCCACTACCAGGCCCATACCGGCGCCGTCTACGTCCATCAGGGCGACAGCTATGTCGTGGAGAACCTCAATGAGGAAGACCACTGCGTGATGGTGCGCCGGGCGAACCCCGACTACTACACCACCGCCCGCGACGTGACCCAGATCGAGGTCCTGGCAACGGAGCGCACCACCCGGTGGGGCGACGTGGCCGTACATTTCGGCGATGTGAAAGTGACAACCCAGGTGGTTTCCTTCCAGCGCAAGGCATTGATTTCCAATGAGATCCTCGGTGAAGAACCCCTGGATCTGGGAGCCAGGGACCTCTTCACCAAGGCTGTCTGGTTCGTCGTGGACAACCGGTCGCTGACCGGTGCGGGGTTGATCGAAGCGCAGTTCCCCGGAGCCCTGCACGCTGCCGAGCATGCGGCGATCGGGCTCCTGCCGCTGGTGGCTTCGAGCGACCGCTGGGACATCGGCGGCGTCTCGACGGCCATTCATGCCGACACCGGAGTGCCCACCATCTTCGTCTACGACGGCCATCCCGGCGGGGCAGGCTTCGCCGAACGCGGCTACGACAAAGCCCGGGTGTGGCTGACGGCCACGCGGGACGCCATCAAGGCCTGCGAGTGCGATTCGGGCTGCCCGTCGTGCGTCCAGTCACCCAAGTGCGGCAACAAGAACAACCCCCTCGACAAGGGCGCCGCTATCACCCTGCTCGACGTCCTCCTGCACGACGCCACGGAGCTGATGGACACGGACCGGGGGGACCCGGGGCTGGTGGCGACGGACCGGGGGGACCCGGACAACGCCGCAGCGGCCGCCGCCGGCGCAGCCGGAGAGGATCCCGTCCGGCGGTTCCGTGCCTGAGGCACGCTGACTACCCGCTGCCACGCGGGTGTCATGGAGAGGGCCCCGGCAGCCCGGGTGGCGGCCCAGGCGGGGGCCCCGGCGGCGGCCCAGCCCTGGCCACTCCCCGGGCCATGCCCAGTAATGGCCCGGCACTGTGCCCGGTACGCACCTGGACTGTCGAGTCCGTGCCCTGCGTACAGTCGAGCAGCACGGCGCCGTTTTTCCCCGCGACGTCCCGAGCAACCGCGCACGGTTCGCCGGGTATGAGACCCCGGGCGGCGTCTGCGGCTGCCAGCGCCGCGAGGTCGGCAGCGGCCGCAGCCCTGGAGGCCGCCACGGCCGACTGGGCCAGCAGCAGCACCAGCGTCGCAACGGCAAAGACGGCCAAACCGAGCCCCAATGCCAGGACGGTCCCCGCCCCTCGCTCGCCGGAGCGGCGGCCGTCCGGGCTGCCCGGACCGTCCGGCGGCGAGGGTTGCCGCCGCCGGAGCTTCCCGGCCGGGCCGCCCATCGAGGTCATATTCCTTGCCACCCCGGGGAGCGGGCGTCACCCGCGGGCCGGTGCGGCTGAGCACCGGCAGGGGCCTCCGACCGTGCCCAGGCACTGGCGCTGAGGGTCCACGGGATCAGCGACCCGACGGCCCCCTGGACCCGGCCGGAGACCGTGACCCTGACCCATTCGCCGTCGACGGCCACATCCGACGCCGCCGTCTCCCCGGCCAGTCGGCGAACAATCCCTCCGACGTCGCCCGCCGCCGCCCCTCTGGCCAGGGCACGGGCACCGCCCCTGGCTGCTTCCTCGACGCGCAGTTGCGTCACCCCGGCCGCCGAACCCGCAAGCAGCAGCGCGAGCAGGAGGACCACGGAGGGCAGCGCCACGGCGAATTCCGCAGTAACGGCCCCGCGTGACGCCGGGACCGGCGGGAGATGCGGCCGGCTGCGGGCTGCGCCGCAACGGCTGGCCTCCTTCATGGCAGCGCGAGCGCCGTTCGGATGAGGTTCAGGAGGAATCCGCGGACCTCATCGCTTCGCATGATGAACACGAGTGCGCCGGCGAAGCCCACAGCCGCGAGGGTGGCAATGGCATATTCAGCGGTGGCCATTCCTGCCTGCGCCGCGGCCGGCCTGCTGCGTCCGTGCGGCTGAATGGGCCTAACCGAGCTCGCGCCCGGATAGATCTCGTAGACTTCGGCGTCGCCGTCCTCCCCCGCGTCCATGCCGTTCGCAGCGGGCGTGTCCTGATTTGTTGACATCTGCTTTCCTTCCACGGGACACCGGCAGGTCTGCCGGTTGTTTCGACTCTCCCGGCTTGGACGCCGCACGGTAAGCCCGGATTGTCGCCAAGTGGATAACCTGCCCGCATCCGGCGCGGTGGCAGGCTGTGGAGGAGTACTGGCAGCCAACTCCCGGGGCGAACGGGCCGCAGGGCCGTACCTGCTTCAGTGCCCGATTGCCCATGTGCCGGGCGCAGAACTGAACCCGGGGGCTGCGCCATGCCGCGGCTACAGTCTCCGGGTTCAGTTCTTGTGACGGGGAACCTCACACGGTGTTAGGGCAGGAAGTACCCGGCGAGGTCGGCGATGAGCTGGGCGGAGCCGGAGGAGCGGTTGAACAGCGCCACCCGCCCGTCGGAGCCGACCGGCACGTTGGCCAGGTTGGGGACGGTCTGCCCGGTGGAGAAGTTCAGGTTCGACGCGTTGGGCCGGGCCGAACCGGACGGGTAGGCGGTGATGAAGCCGAAGGACTTCGGCGAGGTGACGGTCAGGTTGAACACCGCTGCCAGCGCACCGGTCGGGACGCCGTTGGCGCCGGCGACCTGGAATGTGACGGCGGAGTCGGCCTTGACCNNNNNNNNNNNNNNNNNNNNNNNNNNNNNNNNNNNNNNNNNNNNNNNNNNNNNNNNNNNNNNNNNNNNNNNNNNNNNNNNNNNNNNNNNNNNNNNNNNNNGTTAGGGCAGGAAGTACCCGGCGAGGTCGGCGATGAGCTGGGCGGAGCCGGAGGAGCGGTTGAACAGCGCCACCCGCCCGTCGGAGCCGACCGGCACGTTGGCCAGGTTGGGGACGGTCTGCCCGGTGGAGAAGTTCAGGTTCGACGCGTTGGGCCGGGCCGAACCGGACGGGTAGGCGGTGATGAAGCCGAAGGACTTCGGCGAGGTGACGGTCAGGTTGAACACCGCTGCCAGCGCACCGGTCGGGACGCCGTTGGCGCCGGCGACCTGGAATGTGACGGCGGAGTCGGCCTTGACCGGGGCGGTGTTGCGGGTGTCCAGGACCCGGGTGGGTCCGAGGGCCTTGAACGCGCCCGTCGCGGTCGGTGTGCCGGGCAGGTAGTACCCGGCGACGTCGGCGATCAGCTGGGAGGTGCCGGCGGACCGGTTGAACAGCGTCACCTTCCCGTCGGCGCCGACCGGGACCGTGACCAGGTTCGGGACCGTCTGCCCGGCGGAGAAGTTCAGGTTCGAGGCATTCGGCCGGGCCTTGCCGGAGGCGTAGGCGGTGATGAAGCCCAGGGACTTCGGCTGGGTCACCGTCAGGTTGAACACCACGGCGGCGACCGAGGCGGGAATGCCGTTGGCCCCGGCGACCTGGAAGGACACCGCGGAATCGGCACGGACGGCGGCGCTGTTGCGGGTGTCCAGCAGCCTGGCAGGCTGCAGGCTCTTGAACGCGCCCGCCGTCGCCGGTGTGCCGGTGACGTAATAGCCGGTGACGTCCGCGATCAGCTGTGAGGACCCCGAGGACCTGTTGAACAGCGTCACTTTGCCGTCAGCGCCGACCGGGACCGTCACCAGGTTCGGCACCGTCTGCCCGGCAGAGAAGTTCAGGTTCGAGGCGTTGGGCCGGGCCGTGCCGGAGGCATAGGCCGTGATGAACCCGAGGGACCGCGGCTGGGTCACTGTGAGGTTGAAGACGACCGCGGACACCTTGGCCGGGATCCCGTTGGCGCCGGCGACCTGGAACGTGACGGCGGAGTCGGCCTTGACCGGGGCACTGTTCCGGGTATCCAGGACCCGGGTGGGCGAGGTGGGGTTGAACGTTCCGGGGAGCTGTCCGCCGGCCTTCCCGGCCTTGATGACGACATCATCGATATAGCTGTCGCCGGCCTGCCGCCGGTGTTCGGCGCCCAACTGCATCTTGGTGACCTCATTGAAGCCCGTGGCGACCTGCTTGCTGGAATACAGGAGCTTGCCGTCGAACCATATTTCGACGGTGGTGGAGGCGCCGTTGGGGATGACGTGCATGACCAGGTGGTGCCACGTTCCCAGCGGGACGTTGGTCTTCAGGTTGGTGTAGCCGAGTGTTCCGTTGGGCGCTGCGACGCGGAGCCACAGCGGGCCGACGCCGCCGTTGGAGCGGTAGACGTCCACGAACCGGGTGTTTCCGTTGAAGAAGCGGAAGTAGGGGACGTTGTTGCCTGCCACGCCCTCCTTGGTGATGTTGAACCAGCCGTCGGCGTAGACTTCATTGCTGCCGGCGGGAAGCGGCGCCGAGAAGTTGGCCACGGAGCCGGCATCCGTCGTCACGTGGACATGCGCCGAACAGCGGCCCGAAT
Protein-coding sequences here:
- a CDS encoding rhodanese-related sulfurtransferase yields the protein MALNRIVLFYGFTPLADPDAIRLWQRALCEKLGLTGRIIISKDGINATVGGELNAVKQYVKTTREYKAFHGIDFKWSDGGAADFPRLSVKVREEIVSFGAPGELTVDAGGVVGGGTHLKPEELHELVEAKKATGDEVVFFDGRNGFEAQIGKFKDAVVPDVATTHDFIKELDSGKYDALKDKPVVTYCTGGIRCEVLSSLMVNRGFKEVYQLDGGIVRYGEAFKDQGLWEGSLYVFDKRMHLEFSEDAKTIGECVRCSAPTSKFENCSNPSCRTLTLYCAECAANPETLRCPEGCAA
- a CDS encoding GNAT family N-acetyltransferase — encoded protein: MSLDAMVEDTTHLLEIWVAGWAGCRGYETRREGRFPAALRADTTGQWEYFAYDPSDSEFADLAAKTAEEPARILTILTNDVARYTFLAPKHGLHVTSASQTMMIVDMETQDSEDPWLSDDDLKLETSRTDGVHHAVVSAGEEVAASGRVFVVGHTAIFDKIVTAPAYQRRGLGSFIMKALAAQAFEHDVDSGLLLASLDGQKLYSHLGWRMVCHVLMLSTSDEGSDLSVG
- a CDS encoding DEAD/DEAH box helicase, whose protein sequence is MNPHESLIPLLGRGPDPEQLRHVRTIPARQAVTSPWPEWSHPDLVRAYGSLGIHEPYRHQVQAAELAHAGEHVVIATGTASGKSLAYQLPALDAIHRSELRVLADPGKIHDDGAVTLYLSPTKALAADQLAAIRGLQLPTVRAETYDGDTDPASRRWIRDHANFILANPDMLHFGILPNHAWWARFFRRLRYVIVDEAHSYRGVFGSHVANLMRRLRRICAYYSPAGAHPGPVFIAASATASDPGQSFGRLIGAPVRAVSEDSSPHGSTTVAFWEPALTELRGENGAKERRTAVAETADLLANLVSSRTRTIAFIKSRRGAETISSIAKRLLDEVDPSLPQRVAAYRSGYLPEERRALEKSLRSGALLGVSSTSALELGIDISGLDAVLVAGWPGTRASLFQQIGRAGRAGQDAIAAFVASDDPLDTYLVNHPEAIFDVSVEATVFDPSNPYVLGPHLCAAAAELPLGFAELGLFGATAEKLLERLVAQGYLRKRPAGWFWTHPQSAAAMVNLRADGGGPVSIVDADTGSLLGTMDSPQTHYQAHTGAVYVHQGDSYVVENLNEEDHCVMVRRANPDYYTTARDVTQIEVLATERTTRWGDVAVHFGDVKVTTQVVSFQRKALISNEILGEEPLDLGARDLFTKAVWFVVDNRSLTGAGLIEAQFPGALHAAEHAAIGLLPLVASSDRWDIGGVSTAIHADTGVPTIFVYDGHPGGAGFAERGYDKARVWLTATRDAIKACECDSGCPSCVQSPKCGNKNNPLDKGAAITLLDVLLHDATELMDTDRGDPGLVATDRGDPDNAAAAAAGAAGEDPVRRFRA
- a CDS encoding Rv3654c family TadE-like protein; amino-acid sequence: MTSMGGPAGKLRRRQPSPPDGPGSPDGRRSGERGAGTVLALGLGLAVFAVATLVLLLAQSAVAASRAAAAADLAALAAADAARGLIPGEPCAVARDVAGKNGAVLLDCTQGTDSTVQVRTGHSAGPLLGMARGVARAGPPPGPPPGPPPGLPGPSP
- a CDS encoding TadE family type IV pilus minor pilin, whose product is MALPSVVLLLALLLAGSAAGVTQLRVEEAARGGARALARGAAAGDVGGIVRRLAGETAASDVAVDGEWVRVTVSGRVQGAVGSLIPWTLSASAWARSEAPAGAQPHRPAGDARSPGWQGI
- a CDS encoding DUF4244 domain-containing protein, coding for MSTNQDTPAANGMDAGEDGDAEVYEIYPGASSVRPIQPHGRSRPAAAQAGMATAEYAIATLAAVGFAGALVFIMRSDEVRGFLLNLIRTALALP
- a CDS encoding LamG domain-containing protein, whose product is MTTDAGSVANFSAPLPAGSNEVYADGWFNITKEGVAGNNVPYFRFFNGNTRFVDVYRSNGGVGPLWLRVAAPNGTLGYTNLKTNVPLGTWHHLVMHVIPNGASTTVEIWFDGKLLYSSKQVATGFNEVTKMQLGAEHRRQAGDSYIDDVVIKAGKAGGQLPGTFNPTSPTRVLDTRNSAPVKADSAVTFQVAGANGIPAKVSAVVFNLTVTQPRSLGFITAYASGTARPNASNLNFSAGQTVPNLVTVPVGADGKVTLFNRSSGSSQLIADVTGYYVTGTPATAGAFKSLQPARLLDTRNSAAVRADSAVSFQVAGANGIPASVAAVVFNLTVTQPKSLGFITAYASGKARPNASNLNFSAGQTVPNLVTVPVGADGKVTLFNRSAGTSQLIADVAGYYLPGTPTATGAFKALGPTRVLDTRNTAPVKADSAVTFQVAGANGVPTGALAAVFNLTVTSPKSFGFITAYPSGSARPNASNLNFSTGQTVPNLANVPVGSDGRVALFNRSSGSAQLIADLAGYFLP